A genome region from Triticum aestivum cultivar Chinese Spring chromosome 2B, IWGSC CS RefSeq v2.1, whole genome shotgun sequence includes the following:
- the LOC123043744 gene encoding F-actin-capping protein subunit alpha isoform X2 has protein sequence MSDDGGAGEPLSGDQKREIAVWFLANAPTGEIHYVAKDVRALLGDDAAYEAAAAEAYPEYNKTHLVSLELPDRSGDIIITTYGEIDRNNYLDPRTAQIATVDHVKQTCTKLRPATDEELPSGYIEEFRNAIDYEVSNYVGEAYPKGVSAVYCTNGKDVEEPGADFGLAVVISAAKRSPRNFCNGSWRSIWTLEFSYAFQLVEIKGKIQVDAHYFEEGNVQLDTDVDCKDSTIMQNLMFYHLKHGLPLSLFSSSEALFWLLYHCFSILCLHSWTHSAAIINFR, from the exons ATGTCGGacgacggcggcgccggcgagccgCTCAGCGGCGACCAGAAGCGGGAGATCGCCGTCTGGTTCCTCGCCAACGCCCCCACCGGCGAGATCCACTACGTCGCCAAAG ATGTGCGGGCGCTGCTCGGGGACGACGCCGCGTACGAGGCCGCGGCCGCTGAGGCCTACCCGGAGTACAACAAGACGCACCTCGTCTCCCTCGAGCTCCCCGACCGCAGCGGCGAT ATAATCATCACAACTTATGGGGAGATTGACAGGAACAACTATCTGGACCCTAGGACCGCACAAATTGCTACCGTGGACCATGTTAAGCAG ACTTGTACAAAATTGAGGCCTGCTACAGATGAGGAGCTTCCTTCAGGATATATTGAAGAATTTAG GAATGCTATAGATTATGAAGTGTCCAATTATGTTGGTGAAGCTTATCCAAAAGGTGTTTCTGCCGTTTATTGTACCAATGGAAAGGATGTAGAGGAACCAGGAGCTGATTTTGGTTTGGCAGTAGTTATTTCTGCTGCTAAACGAAGCCCACGAAACTTTTG CAATGGCAGCTGGCGTTCCATTTGGACTTTGGAATTCAGTTATGCGTTTCAACTTGTAGAAATTAAAGGAAAGATACAG GTAGATGCTCATTATTTTGAAGAGGGAAATGTGCAGCTGGATACTGACGTTGATTGCAAGGACTCCACAATAATGCAG AACTTGATGTTTTATCACCTTAAACATGGCCTACCATTAAGTCTCTTTTCAAGCTCTGAAGCTCTATTTTGGTTGTTGTATCACTGCTTTAGTATCCTTTGCTTGCATAGTTGGACCCACAGCGCAGCTATTATAAATTTTAGGTAA